DNA sequence from the Procambarus clarkii isolate CNS0578487 chromosome 9, FALCON_Pclarkii_2.0, whole genome shotgun sequence genome:
gactcgaacaggggtctccccaatgcagctAAGCAGGTAGCTGCATCCGgtgaaggagcagcgacgacacgtgtacctaaatgggtggggttaaaagtaagagGCATCCACCGAATCGACAAGGTGTTTATAGAAAGAGAAATTGTcaggtgtagaatccagagggaggagatcaaagtatgtagcccacgaagcaggaccaaacaaggcttggtatgtattagtatgggaagggatcatGCAAGTGCGACTgtggcggggacggcgttgagaacccccagagagagaggggttaaaaggtgcagtagtcacaatgagagactgagccgAGCCAGAGGACGAGGTGGTCACTGCTGGGAGGTGtatggctcgacccaaccacagcggAGGAAGGGGAGTTGGGGAAAGTAGTCAGAAGGGTCAAAGGAGGGTCTAGGTCTGGGTCCAATGTAGTGGGGGCTACAGAGttcggtcttccaacacagttcgactcgggggcttggtcgcccaccccacgagcctgagaagtcatAATAGGAACAGTATTCATCGACATGGAAACGAGAGGtaatactttcattcacgaatgtgcccccgtacccaccacggagccacaattcgaggcaggacacccaacaagagacatgttgccgatCTTGCTGGGCTCCCCcacaggggtgcgtcgcgagtatacgccccacaaacgccaccttaagaactgtcagtccgtcgagatcgggttcagtgacgaaacgaggattgacaataaaagggtccccctcgctcgagacgtcgggtactacagttctacaggtgcaatagtatgcctcctcaaacacccgggcatcaaaacaaaagaaggccaaaagaatgatcaaaacaggcaaaaggtcagcgggaaatgacaatttgaaAGAAGAAAGGgtggggggagaaaaatgaaacacgaggaaaaggaaatgatgtcTGGCACAATTggtaaagacagcagcaggaggaggagcaggctgcaaaaggacagaggactgacccatccTCCATGACAGTCATTAGCAGGAAAGGCACTTCAAAATTCCTTTCATAACTGCCTTTAGGATGTTTGAAGAATTCAAACCCTTCTAACCATGTCAAGACTGACCTGAGAGGAATTTCCTCCAGAATGTTGGCATTTCTCTATTGCATACAAAAAAAAGATTAAAAATGGTTAATAAAATTAACACATAAAATTACAATATATTTCCTTTCAAGGTACAGTATATTCCCATTTGTACAAGAACATTTTGTCTGACATCATTCGGTATATAGAAATTTGCTATGCCACAACCTTTATAACACTGTTTAACAGTATCATAAAAGAATATAAATAGGATTCCTTGCAGATGAAACTTTATCTAATATTAATTAGTAGAAACTGGTAAATGCCATCGCACTTTCTCCAGTATCAAATATTTGTCTTTACACAAGTGAGTGTGTTCATCCACACATGCCTTTCCTGAAGCTTATACATCTGGCAGTGTATAAGCTTGACAGTATACCATCCATAATGTACACCTTCCTGAGGCTTGTACACTTAGCAGTACCATCCATAATGTACACCTCCCTGAAGCTTGTACACTTGGCAGTACCATCCATAATGTACACCTTCCTGAAGCTTGTACACTTGGCAGTACCATCCATAATGTACACCTCCCTGAAGCTTGTACACTTAGCAGTACCATCCATAATGTACACCTCCCTGAAGCTTGTACACTTGGCAGTACCATCCATAATGTACACCTTCCTGAGGCTTGTACACTTGGCAGTACCATCCATAATGTACACCTCCCTGAAGCTTGTACACTTGGCAGTACCATCCATAATGTACACCTTCCTGAGGCTTGTACACTTGGCAGTACCATCCATAATGTACACCTTCCTGAGGCTTGTACACTTGGCAGTACCATCCATAATGTACACCTTCCTGAAGCTTGTACACTTGGCAGTACCATCCATAATGTACACCTTCCTGAGGCTTGTACACTTAGCAGTACCATCCATAATGTACACCTTCCTGAAGCTTGTACACTTGGCAGTACAATCCATAATGTACACCTTCCTGAAGCTTGTACACTTAGCAGTACCATCCATAATGTACACCTCCCTGAAGCTTGTACACTTGGCAGTACCATCCATAATGTACACCTCCCTGAAGCTTGTACACTTGGCAGTACCATCCATAATGTACACCTTCCTGAAGCTTGTACACTTGGCAGTACCATCCATAATGTACACCTTCCTGAAGCTTGTACACTTGGCAGTACCATCCATAATGTACACCTTCCTGAAGCTTGTACACTTGGCAGTACCATCCATAATGTACACCTTCCTGAAGCTTGTACACTTGGCAGTACCATCCATAATGTACACCTTCCTGAAGCTTGTACACTTGGCAGTACCATCCATAATGTACACCTTCCTGAGGCTTGTAC
Encoded proteins:
- the LOC123766089 gene encoding uncharacterized protein isoform X1, with the protein product MDGTAKCTSLRKVYIMDGTAKCTSLRKVYIMDGTAKCTSFRKVYIMDGTAKCTSFRKVYIMDGTAKCTSFRKVYIMDGTAKCTSFRKVYIMDGTAKCTSFRKVYIMDGTAKCTSFREVYIMDGTAKCTSFREVYIMDGTAKCTSFRKVYIMDCTAKCTSFRKVYIMDGTAKCTSLRKVYIMDGTAKCTSFRKVYIMDGTAKCTSLRKVYIMDGTAKCTSLRKVYIMDGTAKCTSFREVYIMDGTAKCTSLRKVYIMDGTAKCTSFREVYIMDGTAKCTSFREVYIMDGTAKCTSFRKVYIMDGTAKCTSFREVYIMDGTAKCTSLRKVYIMDGILSSLYTARCISFRKGMCG
- the LOC123766089 gene encoding uncharacterized protein isoform X2; the protein is MDGTAKCTSLRKVYIMDGTAKCTSLRKVYIMDGTAKCTSFRKVYIMDGTAKCTSFRKVYIMDGTAKCTSFRKVYIMDGTAKCTSFRKVYIMDGTAKCTSFRKVYIMDGTAKCTSFREVYIMDGTAKCTSFREVYIMDGTAKCTSFRKVYIMDCTAKCTSFRKVYIMDGTAKCTSFRKVYIMDGTAKCTSLRKVYIMDGTAKCTSLRKVYIMDGTAKCTSFREVYIMDGTAKCTSLRKVYIMDGTAKCTSFREVYIMDGTAKCTSFREVYIMDGTAKCTSFRKVYIMDGTAKCTSFREVYIMDGTAKCTSLRKVYIMDGILSSLYTARCISFRKGMCG